The bacterium genome includes a window with the following:
- a CDS encoding ABC transporter substrate-binding protein gives MCTRWWLRWLAGCIGFALVVASSPGPLSAAGPKILTVVQSGDASTLDPPHEGFNSGSAVDRSLYEGLVAFDVRMKPIPVLAQSWSISPDGLTYTIHLQPGVTFHDGTPFNAQAAKVNLDRLRDPKEDPRYALFDMISQVKVVDDTTVQLILSRPFSALFYNFANPDITMVSPAAMAKYGIDGLATHEDGTGPFTLVSWTKGDNLVVRRNPRYWKPGQPYVDQIVFRDVPDGTQRVAMLKTGEAQFVFPIDPAGVKPLSGDPSIRLIKGPSILVQFVGMNLLHPPFNNRDVRLALNYAIDKQTLINTLYQGYAQEMHSFVSPLLPGYKAVGSYPFDLNKARELLREAGYPNGFTATLWISNVTFQQRLAVFLQQQFAQIGVTLKIVALDGGSLYALENKGPGENTVQMRISGFSPSNGSTYWQFHVVLSKAAWPPNGLSNFSFYENPAMEQALDAALRTTNLAQQNAGYAQAQQMEFDDGAVIWLASPTNIAGQTTNLTGAYVVPDQTLTVQSAQLH, from the coding sequence ATGTGCACGCGATGGTGGTTGAGGTGGCTCGCCGGCTGCATCGGGTTCGCGCTCGTCGTGGCCAGTTCGCCAGGTCCCTTGTCCGCTGCGGGCCCGAAGATCCTCACTGTGGTCCAAAGTGGGGATGCGTCCACACTCGATCCTCCGCACGAGGGGTTCAACTCCGGGTCGGCGGTCGACCGCTCCCTGTACGAGGGACTGGTCGCCTTCGATGTTCGGATGAAACCGATTCCGGTTCTGGCGCAGTCCTGGTCGATCTCGCCCGATGGGCTGACGTACACCATTCATCTGCAGCCCGGCGTGACGTTCCACGACGGGACCCCCTTCAACGCGCAGGCGGCCAAGGTGAACTTGGATCGCCTGCGCGACCCGAAGGAGGACCCCCGATACGCCCTGTTCGACATGATCTCCCAGGTCAAGGTCGTCGACGATACCACAGTCCAACTGATCCTGTCGCGCCCCTTCTCCGCGTTGTTCTATAATTTCGCCAATCCGGACATCACAATGGTCAGCCCCGCCGCGATGGCCAAGTACGGCATCGACGGCCTCGCGACGCACGAGGATGGGACGGGCCCGTTCACGTTGGTGTCCTGGACCAAAGGAGACAATCTCGTTGTCCGTAGGAATCCCCGGTACTGGAAGCCCGGCCAGCCCTACGTGGACCAGATCGTGTTCAGGGACGTGCCGGACGGGACGCAGCGCGTCGCGATGCTCAAGACTGGCGAGGCACAGTTTGTCTTCCCCATAGATCCCGCTGGCGTCAAGCCCCTGTCGGGGGACCCCTCGATCCGGCTGATCAAGGGCCCCAGCATCCTCGTCCAGTTCGTAGGCATGAACCTATTGCATCCCCCGTTCAACAACCGCGACGTGCGCCTGGCGCTGAACTACGCGATCGACAAACAGACCCTCATCAACACCCTCTACCAGGGCTATGCACAGGAGATGCACTCCTTCGTCTCCCCGCTGCTGCCGGGCTACAAGGCCGTGGGGAGCTATCCGTTCGACCTGAACAAGGCCCGGGAGCTGCTCCGGGAGGCTGGCTATCCCAATGGCTTCACCGCGACCCTGTGGATCAGCAACGTCACCTTCCAGCAGCGGCTCGCCGTCTTTCTGCAGCAGCAGTTCGCCCAGATCGGCGTGACGCTGAAAATCGTCGCCCTGGACGGTGGCAGCCTGTATGCGCTCGAAAACAAAGGGCCCGGCGAGAACACCGTCCAGATGCGGATCAGCGGGTTTTCTCCCTCCAACGGCTCGACCTACTGGCAGTTTCATGTTGTGCTCTCCAAAGCCGCCTGGCCGCCCAACGGGCTGTCGAATTTCTCCTTTTACGAGAACCCGGCGATGGAACAGGCGCTCGACGCCGCCTTGCGGACCACAAATCTCGCCCAGCAGAACGCGGGCTACGCTCAGGCGCAACAGATGGAGTTCGACGACGGCGCGGTGATCTGGCTGGCCTCGCCCACGAACATCGCCGGGCAAACGACCAACCTGACCGGCGCGTATGTCGTCCCGGATCAAACCTTGACGGTCCAGTCGGCGCAGCTGCATTGA
- a CDS encoding ABC transporter permease, whose amino-acid sequence MTRYIVRRLLLMVPTLFGVTVVVFTFIHLLPGDPAALMAGNDATGEAIAIMQHELGLDRPLWTQYGIYVSELLRGNLGVSLRDHDPVSAHVGQAFGPTLVLTVCAMVVAITVGLTIGVMAAVNHNRFPDYAGTSLAMFGISLPSFVLGLALIWVFAVELRWFPTGGYHGPSTLVLPAITLGMGAGATIERIARSQMLEALGQDYVRTAKAKGQRTSVIVVRHVLRNALIPVVTVAGLDFGNLISGAIIVESIFAYPGLGRLLFDSINFRDYPQIQGIVFTFAAEFLMVNLLTDLLYARVDPRIRYR is encoded by the coding sequence ATGACCCGGTACATTGTGCGGCGCCTTCTGCTCATGGTGCCGACGCTGTTCGGCGTAACCGTGGTGGTTTTCACCTTCATTCATCTGCTGCCCGGAGACCCCGCGGCGCTCATGGCGGGTAACGACGCGACGGGCGAGGCCATCGCCATCATGCAGCATGAGCTCGGTCTGGACCGACCCCTCTGGACCCAATATGGCATCTACGTGAGCGAGTTGCTCCGCGGTAACCTAGGCGTCTCGCTGCGGGATCACGATCCGGTGAGCGCCCATGTCGGCCAGGCCTTTGGTCCCACCTTGGTCCTCACGGTGTGCGCGATGGTGGTTGCCATCACGGTCGGCCTCACCATCGGCGTGATGGCCGCGGTGAACCACAACCGGTTTCCTGACTACGCCGGTACCTCGCTTGCCATGTTCGGTATCAGCCTGCCGTCGTTCGTGCTGGGCTTGGCCCTGATCTGGGTCTTCGCCGTCGAACTCCGCTGGTTCCCGACCGGCGGCTACCACGGACCCTCCACGCTGGTCCTCCCCGCCATCACGTTGGGTATGGGGGCCGGCGCCACCATCGAACGCATCGCCCGGTCACAAATGCTGGAGGCGCTGGGCCAAGATTACGTCCGCACGGCGAAAGCGAAGGGGCAACGCACTTCGGTGATCGTCGTGCGCCACGTCCTCCGTAACGCGCTCATCCCTGTCGTCACGGTCGCGGGGCTCGATTTCGGTAACCTGATCTCCGGCGCGATCATTGTCGAGTCCATCTTCGCGTATCCTGGGCTCGGGCGCCTCCTGTTCGACTCGATTAACTTTCGCGACTATCCGCAGATCCAGGGGATCGTGTTCACCTTTGCCGCTGAGTTCCTCATGGTGAACCTCCTAACCGACCTGCTCTACGCGCGCGTCGACCCGCGCATTCGGTACCGCTGA
- a CDS encoding ABC transporter permease: protein MRLPRFVTAFSDSPGGVAGAVLVVLVVAAACLGPVVAPYSPNVPDYADALQPPTLHHWGGTDEFGRDVLSRVLYGARISLGVAGLGVAAGLLAGILLGLATGYYGGRLDDVVMRIIDVLLAFPGILLAIAMVAVLGPGLQNLVLAIGIFGVPGFTRLVRGSTLQVSGMDYIEAVRAQGARSSWILLRHVLPNIMAPLIVIATLRLGGAILTESALAFLGLGAPPPTPEWGAILSDAKDNLVTSPYLGIAPSVTLVITVLGFNLLGDGLRDALDPRLRM, encoded by the coding sequence ATGCGCCTACCTCGCTTCGTGACCGCGTTCAGCGACAGTCCCGGTGGCGTCGCCGGCGCGGTCCTGGTCGTGCTGGTCGTCGCGGCGGCGTGTCTCGGACCGGTCGTCGCGCCGTACTCGCCGAACGTGCCGGACTACGCAGACGCCCTGCAACCTCCGACGCTTCACCACTGGGGCGGCACCGACGAGTTCGGCCGGGACGTGCTGTCCCGCGTCCTGTACGGTGCGCGGATCTCCCTGGGGGTCGCCGGGCTTGGGGTCGCGGCTGGATTGCTCGCCGGGATCCTCTTGGGCTTGGCAACCGGCTACTACGGTGGCAGGCTCGACGATGTGGTGATGCGCATCATTGACGTGCTGCTCGCCTTTCCGGGTATTCTGCTCGCCATTGCCATGGTTGCGGTCCTAGGCCCCGGTCTTCAAAATCTCGTGCTCGCGATCGGGATCTTCGGCGTGCCGGGCTTCACGCGTCTGGTGCGAGGGTCGACGCTCCAGGTCTCGGGCATGGATTACATCGAGGCGGTCCGCGCGCAGGGCGCCCGGTCCTCGTGGATCTTGCTGCGCCACGTCCTGCCCAACATCATGGCACCGCTCATCGTGATCGCTACCCTGCGACTCGGGGGCGCGATCCTTACAGAATCCGCGCTCGCGTTCCTTGGTCTAGGTGCGCCTCCGCCGACGCCCGAGTGGGGCGCCATCCTCAGCGACGCGAAGGACAACCTGGTGACGTCGCCGTACCTCGGGATCGCCCCGAGTGTGACGCTCGTCATCACCGTGCTCGGCTTCAATCTGCTGGGTGATGGATTGCGGGACGCGCTCGACCCACGACTCAGGATGTGA